One stretch of Streptomyces sp. R21 DNA includes these proteins:
- a CDS encoding response regulator transcription factor yields MSPAEGDREPQRILIVDDEPAVREALQRSLAFEGYGTEVAVDGADALEKATAYQPDLVVLDIQMPRMDGLTAARRMRGAGTTTPILMLTARDTVGDRVTGLDAGADDYLVKPFELDELFARVRALLRRSSYAAAAGAAPDDDALTFGDLRMDLSTREVTRGGRSVELTRTEFTLLEMFLAHPRQVLTREQILKAVWGFDFEPSSNSLDVYVMYLRRKTEAGGEPRLVHTVRGVGYVLRSGGAE; encoded by the coding sequence ATGAGCCCCGCCGAAGGCGACCGTGAACCCCAGCGCATTCTGATCGTCGACGACGAGCCCGCGGTGCGCGAAGCCCTGCAGCGCAGCCTCGCCTTCGAGGGGTACGGCACCGAGGTCGCCGTGGACGGCGCGGACGCCCTGGAGAAGGCGACCGCGTACCAGCCCGACCTCGTCGTCCTGGACATCCAGATGCCGAGGATGGACGGCCTGACGGCGGCCCGCCGGATGCGCGGCGCGGGCACCACCACCCCGATCCTCATGCTCACCGCCCGCGACACGGTCGGCGACCGCGTGACCGGGCTCGACGCGGGCGCCGACGACTACCTCGTCAAGCCGTTCGAGCTGGACGAGCTGTTCGCCCGGGTCCGCGCGCTGCTGCGACGCAGCTCGTACGCCGCCGCGGCGGGCGCCGCCCCCGACGACGACGCCCTCACCTTCGGCGACCTCCGCATGGACCTCTCGACCCGCGAGGTCACGCGCGGCGGCCGTTCGGTGGAGCTGACCCGCACGGAATTCACCCTCCTGGAGATGTTCCTCGCCCACCCGCGCCAGGTCCTCACGCGCGAACAGATCCTCAAGGCGGTCTGGGGCTTCGACTTCGAGCCGTCCTCGAACTCGCTCGACGTGTACGTCATGTACCTGCGCCGCAAGACCGAGGCGGGCGGCGAGCCACGTCTTGTCCACACGGTGCGGGGTGTGGGGTACGTGCTGCGATCGGGCGGCGCGGAGTGA
- a CDS encoding S1C family serine protease, which produces MTESFRRSGEYEHPQGPDQQSAYPQQQHASSPVNPEWPPPPSYEPAQPSYEPAQQQAAPPQTPTQASAGGYGGGQDGGYGGGTALPGAAPVPMDPAAAGLAPAPKKRVRGPLALLAAVAIAAAAVGGGTAYAFQELTAKDTSSSSTSTSVVAASKKGTVAGVAAAVSPSIVEISATSNSGSSTGSGVIITTGGEIITNNHVVSGASSIKVQLSNGKSYTAKVVGTDSKKDLALIKLENAPSGLTAATLGNSDGVKVGDEVVAIGSPEGLTGTVTSGIVSALDRDVTVSTDESQGQEQQQGGGNSGQWPFEYGGRQFNGDTGSSTTTYKALQTDASLNPGNSGGALIDMNGNIVGINSAMYSASSDSSSAGSAGLGFAIPINTVKADLDTLRSGGSDS; this is translated from the coding sequence ATGACCGAGAGCTTCCGCCGCAGCGGCGAGTACGAGCACCCCCAGGGTCCCGACCAGCAGTCGGCGTACCCCCAGCAGCAGCACGCCTCCTCCCCCGTGAACCCGGAGTGGCCGCCCCCGCCGTCGTACGAGCCGGCCCAGCCGTCGTACGAGCCGGCCCAGCAGCAGGCCGCTCCGCCGCAGACGCCGACGCAGGCTTCAGCCGGTGGTTACGGCGGCGGGCAGGACGGCGGCTACGGCGGCGGTACGGCTCTCCCCGGCGCGGCCCCCGTCCCCATGGACCCCGCCGCAGCCGGTCTCGCTCCCGCTCCGAAGAAGCGCGTCCGGGGTCCGCTCGCCCTGCTCGCCGCCGTCGCGATCGCGGCGGCCGCGGTGGGCGGCGGTACCGCGTACGCCTTCCAGGAGCTGACCGCCAAGGACACCTCCTCCAGCTCCACCAGCACGAGCGTGGTGGCCGCCAGCAAGAAGGGCACCGTCGCCGGCGTCGCCGCGGCGGTCAGCCCGAGCATCGTCGAGATCAGCGCGACCTCGAACTCGGGTTCGTCGACCGGCTCCGGCGTGATCATCACGACCGGCGGCGAGATCATCACCAACAACCACGTCGTCTCCGGCGCCTCCTCCATCAAGGTGCAGCTGAGCAACGGCAAGTCGTACACCGCGAAGGTCGTCGGCACCGACAGCAAGAAGGACCTCGCGCTCATCAAGCTGGAGAACGCGCCGTCCGGCCTCACCGCGGCCACGCTCGGCAACTCCGACGGCGTCAAGGTCGGCGACGAGGTCGTCGCGATCGGCTCCCCCGAGGGCCTGACGGGCACCGTCACCAGCGGCATCGTCTCGGCACTCGACCGCGACGTCACCGTCTCGACCGACGAGAGCCAGGGTCAGGAGCAGCAGCAGGGCGGCGGCAACAGCGGCCAGTGGCCGTTCGAGTACGGCGGCCGGCAGTTCAACGGCGACACCGGTTCCTCGACGACCACGTACAAGGCGCTCCAGACCGACGCCTCCCTCAACCCCGGCAACTCCGGCGGCGCGCTCATCGACATGAACGGCAACATCGTCGGTATCAACTCCGCGATGTACTCGGCCAGTTCGGACTCCTCCAGCGCGGGCAGCGCCGGTCTCGGCTTCGCCATCCCGATCAACACGGTGAAGGCCGACCTGGACACCCTGCGGTCCGGCGGCTCGGACAGCTAG
- a CDS encoding LacI family DNA-binding transcriptional regulator encodes MAKVTRDDVARLAGTSTAVVSYVINNGPRPVAPATRERVLAAIKELGYRPDRVAQAMASRKTELIGLIVPDARQPFFGEMAHAVEQAAAERGKMVLVGNSDYIAEREVHYLRAFLGMRVSGLILVSHALNDNAAAEIEAWDARVVLLHERPEAIDDVAVVTDDIGGAQLATRHLIEHGHEYVACLGGTADTPSVGDPVSDHVEGWRRAMQEAGISTEGRLFEAPYNRYDAYQVGLQLLAGPDRPPAIFCSTDDQAIGVLRAARELRIDVPGELAVAGFDDVKEAALTDPPLTTIGTDRSGMARAAVDLVLDDGLRVAGSRRERLKQFPSRLVVRRSCGCG; translated from the coding sequence GTGGCCAAGGTGACTCGGGATGATGTAGCGCGACTGGCAGGGACGTCGACTGCCGTCGTCAGCTATGTCATCAACAACGGACCCCGGCCGGTTGCCCCGGCCACGCGCGAGCGTGTTCTCGCCGCGATCAAGGAACTGGGGTACCGGCCAGACCGAGTCGCCCAGGCCATGGCCTCGCGGAAGACCGAGCTCATAGGCCTGATCGTGCCCGACGCACGCCAGCCCTTCTTCGGGGAGATGGCGCACGCGGTCGAACAGGCCGCCGCCGAGCGCGGAAAAATGGTGCTGGTCGGCAACTCGGACTACATCGCGGAGCGCGAGGTCCACTATCTGCGGGCCTTCCTCGGCATGCGGGTCTCCGGGCTGATCCTGGTCAGCCATGCCCTCAATGACAACGCTGCCGCGGAGATCGAGGCCTGGGACGCCCGGGTCGTGCTGCTGCACGAGCGCCCCGAGGCGATCGACGACGTCGCCGTCGTCACGGACGACATCGGCGGCGCCCAGCTCGCCACCCGCCACCTCATCGAGCACGGCCACGAGTACGTGGCCTGTCTCGGCGGTACGGCCGACACCCCCTCCGTCGGCGACCCGGTCTCCGACCACGTCGAGGGCTGGCGGCGCGCGATGCAGGAGGCCGGCATCTCCACCGAGGGCCGCCTCTTCGAAGCCCCGTACAACCGTTACGACGCCTACCAGGTCGGCCTTCAGCTGCTGGCCGGGCCCGACCGCCCGCCGGCCATCTTCTGCTCCACCGACGACCAGGCGATCGGCGTGCTGCGGGCCGCCCGCGAGCTGCGCATCGACGTCCCGGGCGAGCTGGCGGTCGCCGGCTTCGACGACGTCAAGGAAGCCGCGCTCACCGACCCGCCGCTGACCACGATCGGCACCGACCGCTCGGGGATGGCCCGCGCGGCCGTCGACCTCGTCCTCGACGACGGCCTCAGGGTCGCCGGATCGCGGCGCGAGCGCCTGAAGCAGTTCCCCTCGCGGCTCGTCGTGCGCCGGTCCTGCGGCTGCGGCTGA
- a CDS encoding response regulator transcription factor, which translates to MSSLLLLTNALQPSTEVLPALGLLLHNVRVAPAEGPALVDTPGADVILIDGRRDLPQVRSLCQLLRSTGPGCPLILVVTEGGLAAVTADWGIDDVLLDTAGPAEVEARLRLAMGRQQIVNDDSPMEIRNGDLSVDEATYSAKLKGRVLDLTFKEFELLKYLAQHPGRVFTRAQLLQEVWGYDYFGGTRTVDVHVRRLRAKLGPEHESLIGTVRNVGYRFVTPEKVDRAADEAKAKAAQPKPDVADETAHLDAVEVTAES; encoded by the coding sequence ATGAGTTCTCTGCTGCTCCTGACCAATGCCCTTCAGCCGTCGACGGAGGTGCTTCCCGCCCTCGGCCTGCTGCTGCACAACGTGCGCGTGGCTCCGGCTGAAGGCCCCGCACTCGTCGACACCCCAGGTGCCGACGTCATCCTGATCGACGGCCGCCGCGACCTCCCGCAGGTGCGCAGCCTCTGCCAGCTGCTGCGGTCCACCGGCCCCGGCTGTCCGCTCATCCTCGTCGTCACCGAGGGCGGCCTCGCGGCCGTCACCGCCGACTGGGGCATCGACGACGTACTCCTCGACACCGCTGGTCCGGCCGAGGTGGAGGCCCGTCTGCGGCTCGCCATGGGCCGCCAGCAGATCGTCAACGACGACTCCCCCATGGAGATCCGCAACGGCGACCTGTCGGTCGACGAGGCGACGTACTCCGCGAAGCTCAAGGGCCGCGTCCTCGACCTCACCTTCAAGGAGTTCGAGCTCCTGAAGTACCTCGCGCAGCACCCGGGCCGCGTCTTCACCCGCGCCCAGCTGCTCCAGGAGGTCTGGGGCTACGACTACTTCGGCGGCACCCGAACGGTCGACGTCCACGTACGACGGCTGCGAGCGAAGCTCGGGCCCGAGCACGAGTCGCTCATCGGGACCGTCCGGAACGTCGGTTATCGATTCGTTACGCCGGAGAAGGTGGACCGCGCCGCGGACGAGGCGAAGGCCAAGGCGGCCCAGCCAAAGCCGGATGTTGCGGACGAGACGGCGCACCTGGACGCCGTCGAGGTCACAGCGGAGTCATAG